A genomic region of Nostoc sp. UHCC 0702 contains the following coding sequences:
- the dnaJ gene encoding molecular chaperone DnaJ, which yields MARDYYEILGVSRDADKEEIKQAYRRLARKYHPDVNKEPGAEERFKEINRAYEILSEPETRERYNRFGEAGVSGGAGVGFQDMGDMGGFADIFESIFSGFAGSGVGGQTQRRRSGPVRGDDLRLDLKLDFREAVFGGEKEIRISHLETCEVCSGSGAKPGTRPRTCATCSGSGQVRRVTRTPFGSFTQVSNCPTCNGTGMVIEDKCDSCDGKGTNQVTKKLKITIPAGVDNGTRLRISQEGDAGQRGGPPGDLYVYLFVNEDEEFQRDGINVLSEIKVSYLQAILGCRLEVDTVDGPVELIIPAGTQPNTVMKLENRGVPRLGNPVSRGDHLLTLLIDIPTKVTPDERELLEKLAKIKGDRTGKGGLEGFLGNLFK from the coding sequence ATGGCCCGCGACTACTACGAAATTCTGGGTGTCTCTCGTGACGCCGACAAAGAAGAAATCAAACAAGCCTATCGCCGTTTAGCCCGGAAGTATCACCCAGATGTAAACAAAGAACCGGGAGCGGAGGAACGCTTTAAGGAAATTAACCGCGCTTATGAAATACTTTCTGAGCCGGAAACCAGAGAGCGTTACAACCGTTTTGGTGAAGCAGGTGTCTCAGGTGGTGCTGGCGTCGGCTTTCAAGATATGGGTGACATGGGTGGCTTTGCCGATATCTTTGAAAGTATTTTCAGCGGCTTTGCTGGTAGCGGCGTGGGTGGTCAAACGCAAAGACGGCGCAGCGGCCCGGTACGCGGTGATGACTTACGGCTAGACCTGAAGTTAGACTTTCGAGAAGCGGTATTTGGTGGTGAAAAAGAAATTCGGATTTCACATTTAGAAACTTGTGAAGTCTGTAGCGGATCTGGCGCTAAACCAGGAACTCGCCCCCGTACATGTGCAACTTGTAGCGGTTCGGGTCAAGTACGTCGTGTCACCAGAACCCCTTTTGGTAGCTTTACTCAAGTATCGAATTGTCCCACCTGTAATGGTACGGGAATGGTAATTGAAGACAAATGTGATTCTTGTGATGGTAAAGGTACAAATCAAGTCACCAAGAAACTGAAAATTACCATTCCAGCCGGGGTAGATAATGGTACGCGGTTGCGGATATCCCAAGAAGGAGATGCAGGTCAACGTGGTGGCCCTCCTGGGGATTTATACGTCTACTTGTTTGTGAATGAAGATGAAGAATTTCAACGGGATGGTATCAATGTTCTCTCAGAAATTAAAGTTAGCTATTTACAAGCAATTTTAGGCTGCCGTTTGGAAGTGGATACTGTCGATGGGCCAGTAGAACTAATCATCCCAGCAGGAACCCAACCAAATACAGTGATGAAGCTAGAAAATCGCGGTGTACCCCGTCTAGGAAATCCTGTGAGTCGCGGCGATCATTTGCTGACGCTGTTAATTGATATTCCTACTAAGGTGACACCAGACGAGAGAGAGTTATTAGAAAAGCTAGCTAAAATTAAGGGAGACCGCACTGGCAAAGGTGGTCTAGAAGGATTCTTGGGTAATCTATTTAAGTGA
- the tadA gene encoding Flp pilus assembly complex ATPase component TadA, producing MTYSSPQRRSTALTTRTEFSPFGSKLVQSGYVNTEQMRQALIESRKSGRPLTEVLETITGRQLTPDFLRQYKKQQLFELKILYGVEFLDPEVNNIGGTMVGNLIESLIPVDICRRHRLVPLSKNEEQNPPCVLVAMVDPDNLEASDDLNRILRPQGLALQRMVITQEDYQQLINQYLDDLAVRQKHLEQEKFTDINQDLENLGNLDLEDAPDDMEADLGAAMKGAEDAPVISLVNRILAKALHEKVSDIHIEPQEENLRIRFRKDGVLREAFPELPKKIIPAVTARFKIISNLDIAERRLPQDGRIRRIFEGRKVDFRVNTLPSRYGEKVVLRILDNSSTQLGLHKLITDPETLQIVQEMVSRPFGLILVTGPTGSGKTTSLYSALAEKNSPGINISTVEDPIEYSLPGITQVQVIREKGLDFATALRAFLRQDPDVLLVGETRDKETAKTAIEAALTGHLVLTTLHTNDAPGAIARLGEMGIEPFMVSSSLIGVLAQRLVRRVCSDCRIPYTPTTEELARYGLSASQNVGITFYKANSLTLEALNEAKAKNQSVCPSCNGVGYKGRCGVYEVMRVTENLQTLINEEAPTERIKEVAVEEGMKTLLAYSLDLVRQGATTLEEVERVTFTDTGLEAELKAKRKSGLTCRTCSAELKPEWLDCPYCMTPRFQD from the coding sequence ATGACTTACTCGTCACCACAACGGCGCAGTACCGCTCTAACTACCAGAACAGAGTTTTCACCCTTTGGCAGCAAGCTAGTACAATCTGGCTACGTCAATACCGAACAGATGAGGCAGGCGCTGATTGAAAGTCGCAAGTCTGGCAGACCGCTGACGGAAGTGCTGGAAACAATCACTGGGCGACAATTAACACCTGATTTTCTCAGGCAGTACAAGAAACAGCAGCTATTTGAACTCAAAATACTATATGGTGTTGAATTCCTCGATCCGGAAGTCAACAACATTGGTGGCACGATGGTGGGGAACCTGATTGAAAGCTTGATTCCCGTTGATATTTGTCGTCGCCATCGCCTAGTACCACTATCAAAAAACGAAGAGCAAAATCCGCCCTGTGTTTTAGTGGCAATGGTCGATCCGGATAATTTAGAAGCTTCGGACGACTTGAACCGCATTTTGCGCCCACAAGGGTTGGCATTACAGCGGATGGTGATTACACAGGAAGATTATCAACAGCTAATCAACCAATATTTGGATGATTTAGCTGTACGGCAAAAGCACCTAGAACAAGAAAAGTTTACAGATATCAATCAGGATTTAGAAAATCTAGGAAATCTCGACCTAGAAGATGCTCCTGATGATATGGAGGCTGACTTAGGAGCAGCAATGAAGGGTGCGGAGGATGCACCAGTCATCAGCCTTGTCAACAGAATTCTAGCTAAAGCTCTGCACGAGAAGGTTTCTGATATTCATATTGAACCGCAGGAAGAAAATTTACGCATTCGTTTTCGTAAGGATGGGGTGCTGCGGGAAGCTTTCCCCGAACTACCAAAAAAAATTATTCCGGCGGTGACAGCCCGATTTAAAATCATCTCTAATCTAGATATTGCGGAACGACGTTTACCTCAAGACGGTCGTATCCGGCGGATATTTGAGGGACGGAAGGTGGATTTCCGTGTGAATACCTTGCCCAGTCGCTATGGGGAAAAGGTAGTGCTGCGGATTTTGGATAACTCTTCTACTCAACTGGGATTGCATAAGTTAATTACCGATCCGGAAACTTTGCAGATTGTCCAAGAGATGGTGAGCCGTCCTTTTGGGTTGATTTTGGTGACTGGGCCTACTGGTTCTGGTAAAACAACTTCGCTGTATTCGGCACTGGCTGAAAAGAACTCTCCTGGAATTAATATTAGTACGGTTGAAGACCCAATTGAGTACAGTTTGCCAGGGATTACTCAAGTACAGGTAATTCGGGAAAAAGGGCTAGATTTTGCCACTGCTTTGCGGGCTTTCTTGCGACAAGACCCGGATGTACTGCTAGTGGGTGAAACGCGGGACAAGGAAACGGCAAAAACAGCAATTGAGGCTGCTTTAACTGGTCACTTAGTATTAACTACCTTACACACCAATGATGCCCCAGGTGCGATCGCTCGTTTGGGAGAAATGGGCATTGAACCTTTCATGGTTTCTAGTTCTTTAATTGGTGTTCTAGCACAACGCTTGGTGCGGCGCGTATGTTCCGATTGCCGCATTCCCTATACCCCCACTACTGAAGAACTAGCTCGCTATGGTCTATCTGCTTCCCAAAATGTGGGAATAACTTTCTACAAGGCTAACAGTCTGACTTTAGAAGCTCTAAATGAAGCCAAAGCCAAAAATCAGTCAGTTTGCCCATCATGTAATGGTGTTGGCTACAAGGGTCGTTGTGGTGTTTATGAAGTCATGCGAGTTACGGAAAACCTGCAAACTCTAATTAACGAAGAAGCACCAACAGAACGGATCAAAGAAGTAGCTGTTGAGGAGGGTATGAAAACCTTACTGGCTTACAGTTTGGACTTAGTACGCCAAGGAGCAACCACCCTCGAAGAAGTAGAACGAGTCACCTTTACTGACACAGGTTTGGAAGCAGAGTTAAAAGCCAAACGCAAGAGTGGTCTTACCTGTCGTACTTGTAGTGCCGAATTAAAACCGGAATGGCTTGATTGTCCTTACTGTATGACGCCTCGTTTTCAAGATTAG
- the grpE gene encoding nucleotide exchange factor GrpE, whose protein sequence is MMDDNKQVNNTSQQLGEPTEVKQVIMSDSPTQINSNESGSEVTEQVAAPNNVSGDTTLTPENGVAAPEKAEVETAALAALTQQNQSLKAQLEERSTQYMRIAADFENYRKRTSKEKEELDAQVKRNTILELLPVVDNFERARSHLKPQTEGEMTIHKSYQSVYKQLVDSLKRLSVSPMRPEGQEFDPNLHEAVMREPTDEHPEGTVLEELVRGYYLGDRVLRHAMVKVAAPKEDAPPAPEDQSSPTDS, encoded by the coding sequence ATGATGGACGACAATAAACAGGTAAACAATACAAGCCAGCAATTGGGTGAACCAACAGAGGTAAAGCAAGTAATTATGAGCGACTCCCCAACGCAAATAAACTCCAACGAATCTGGCAGCGAGGTTACTGAGCAAGTGGCAGCCCCAAATAATGTATCGGGAGATACGACACTTACACCAGAAAATGGCGTCGCTGCGCCTGAAAAGGCAGAAGTAGAAACAGCAGCTTTGGCAGCGTTGACTCAACAAAATCAGTCCCTCAAAGCGCAACTAGAAGAACGCAGTACTCAATACATGCGAATTGCGGCAGATTTTGAAAATTACCGCAAACGCACCAGCAAAGAAAAAGAAGAACTAGACGCCCAGGTGAAGCGCAACACAATTCTGGAGTTGCTGCCAGTGGTGGATAATTTTGAACGGGCACGATCGCACCTGAAGCCCCAAACTGAAGGTGAGATGACTATCCACAAAAGTTATCAAAGCGTTTACAAACAATTAGTAGATTCTTTGAAGCGTTTGAGCGTATCTCCGATGCGTCCTGAAGGTCAAGAATTTGATCCTAACCTACATGAAGCAGTAATGCGGGAACCTACGGATGAACATCCGGAAGGAACAGTGTTAGAAGAGTTAGTACGCGGATATTATTTGGGCGATCGCGTACTGCGCCATGCCATGGTAAAGGTGGCTGCTCCCAAGGAAGACGCACCACCTGCACCAGAAGATCAGTCGAGTCCTACTGACAGTTAA
- the dnaK gene encoding molecular chaperone DnaK, with protein MGKVIGIDLGTTNSCVAVLEGGQPIVIASSEGGRTTPSIVGFGKGGDRLVGQLAKRQAVTNAENTIYSIKRFIGRRWEDTDTERDRVPYSCVKGRDETVDVHIRGRNYTPQEISAMILQKLKQDAENFLGEAVSQAVITVPAYFTDAQRQATKDAGTIAGLEVLRIINEPTAAALAFGLDKQDQEQLILVFDLGGGTFDVSILQLGDGVFEVKATCGNNQLGGDDFDNCIVRWMISRFQQQEKIDLSLDKMALQRLREAAEKAKVELSNMANTSINLPFITADETGPKHMEMELSRSKFEELAAQLIEATIEPMIQALKDADLKPQDIDRIILVGGSTRIPAVQNALIKFFNGKAPDRSVNPDEAVALGAAIQAGVLGGEVDNLLLLDVTPLSLGIETLGEVFTKIIERNTTIPTSKSQVFSTAIDGQTSVEIHVLQGERAMARDNKSLGKFLLAGIPPAPRGVPQIEVSFEIDVNGILKVGAQDKGTGREQSIRITNTGGLSISEVERMRQEAEVFAEEDKKRKELVELKNQAENLLSSYESTIKDNGNLIGDQIKALAQEKVAQLQAVRTNPDISVPEFRQYLDDFQQTLFAIGADVYNRANDQNGEQGEEVSDSSEPRDLEHPMNGTLIPQFNFDFDDENTAQVDYEAID; from the coding sequence ATGGGAAAAGTTATTGGCATCGACTTAGGCACGACTAACAGTTGCGTCGCAGTTTTGGAAGGTGGTCAACCGATTGTGATTGCTAGTTCAGAAGGTGGGCGAACCACTCCTAGTATTGTGGGATTTGGCAAGGGTGGCGATCGCTTGGTTGGTCAGCTAGCAAAGCGCCAAGCCGTAACTAATGCTGAGAACACAATCTACAGTATCAAGCGATTCATCGGTCGTCGCTGGGAAGATACTGACACCGAACGCGATCGCGTACCCTATAGCTGTGTCAAAGGTAGAGATGAGACTGTTGATGTCCACATTCGCGGACGTAACTACACACCCCAAGAAATATCAGCAATGATCCTGCAAAAGCTCAAACAGGATGCGGAAAATTTCTTAGGTGAAGCTGTTAGTCAGGCAGTAATTACCGTACCAGCATATTTCACAGACGCACAAAGACAAGCAACTAAAGATGCTGGCACCATTGCAGGGCTAGAAGTCTTACGGATCATCAATGAACCAACTGCTGCTGCTTTAGCCTTCGGGTTGGATAAGCAAGACCAAGAACAACTGATTTTAGTCTTTGACTTGGGAGGCGGTACCTTCGATGTATCCATCCTGCAACTAGGGGATGGAGTGTTTGAAGTTAAGGCAACTTGTGGTAACAACCAGTTGGGTGGAGACGACTTTGATAACTGTATCGTCCGTTGGATGATTTCACGCTTCCAGCAACAAGAGAAAATTGACCTTTCCCTAGATAAAATGGCACTGCAACGCCTGCGGGAAGCTGCGGAAAAGGCAAAAGTTGAACTCTCCAACATGGCGAATACCTCCATTAACTTGCCGTTCATCACTGCCGATGAAACAGGCCCCAAACACATGGAGATGGAACTCAGCCGCTCTAAATTTGAGGAACTGGCAGCACAATTAATTGAAGCTACCATTGAACCGATGATCCAGGCGCTGAAGGATGCAGACCTTAAACCACAAGATATAGATCGGATTATTTTAGTAGGTGGTTCCACCCGCATTCCCGCAGTTCAAAATGCCTTGATTAAGTTTTTCAATGGCAAAGCACCAGATCGTTCTGTCAATCCTGACGAAGCTGTGGCGCTGGGGGCTGCTATTCAAGCCGGAGTCCTAGGTGGCGAAGTTGATAATCTCCTTTTATTAGATGTCACACCTTTATCTTTAGGAATTGAAACTTTGGGAGAAGTGTTCACTAAAATCATCGAACGCAATACCACAATTCCTACCAGCAAGTCTCAAGTGTTTTCCACAGCAATTGATGGGCAAACCTCAGTGGAAATTCACGTCCTTCAAGGTGAACGGGCAATGGCAAGAGATAATAAAAGTCTCGGCAAGTTCCTCTTGGCAGGAATTCCCCCAGCTCCCCGTGGCGTACCGCAAATCGAAGTATCTTTTGAAATCGATGTTAACGGTATTCTCAAAGTTGGTGCCCAAGATAAAGGCACAGGTAGAGAGCAAAGTATTCGGATCACTAACACAGGTGGTTTGAGTATCAGCGAAGTAGAACGAATGCGGCAAGAGGCAGAAGTCTTTGCGGAAGAAGATAAAAAACGTAAAGAATTGGTTGAACTCAAAAACCAAGCTGAGAATCTTTTGTCTAGCTATGAATCCACCATCAAGGATAATGGCAACTTGATTGGCGACCAGATCAAAGCCCTAGCCCAGGAAAAAGTCGCACAACTCCAAGCCGTAAGGACTAATCCTGATATTTCTGTCCCAGAATTTCGCCAGTACTTGGATGATTTCCAACAAACTCTGTTTGCCATTGGTGCTGATGTTTACAACCGAGCCAACGATCAAAACGGTGAGCAAGGTGAAGAAGTTTCCGATAGTTCCGAGCCAAGAGACTTGGAGCATCCCATGAATGGAACCCTCATACCACAATTCAATTTTGATTTTGATGACGAAAATACTGCACAGGTTGATTACGAAGCGATAGATTAG
- the rsgA gene encoding small ribosomal subunit biogenesis GTPase RsgA codes for MKGEVDSTTEELLGTVVAVQANFYKVQLVLRAGEQGSRGAGEELPFAHSLLSTPHSRHCPILLCTRRTRLKKIGQQVMVGDRVVVEEPDWAGGRGAIADVLPRQTQLDRPPIANTNQILLVFAVADPPLEPYQLSRFLVKAESTDLDVILCLNKSDLVSPQEQQQISDRLFAWGYQPLFISVQNQINIEQAANYLNNKITVIAGPSGVGKSSLINALIPTAKLRVGEVSGKLARGRHTTRHVELFELPNGGLLADTPGFNQPDLDCAPEELVYYFPEARPRLADASCRFSDCLHRDEPDCAVRGDWERYQHYVEFLDEAIARQTHLNQQADPESTLKLKTKGKGQSQYEPKLESKKYRRVSRRTQLQALQDLYKDEE; via the coding sequence ATGAAAGGGGAAGTCGATTCTACTACTGAAGAGTTACTCGGTACTGTAGTAGCTGTACAAGCTAATTTTTACAAAGTACAGCTAGTTTTAAGAGCAGGGGAGCAAGGGAGCAGGGGAGCAGGGGAGGAATTACCATTTGCCCACTCACTACTTTCTACTCCCCACTCTCGCCATTGCCCTATTCTCCTGTGTACCCGCAGAACAAGGTTAAAAAAAATTGGGCAACAGGTAATGGTAGGCGATCGCGTGGTTGTAGAAGAGCCAGATTGGGCTGGAGGACGAGGAGCGATCGCTGATGTTCTACCCCGTCAAACTCAGCTAGACCGCCCGCCAATCGCCAATACTAACCAAATCCTGTTGGTATTTGCTGTTGCCGATCCACCGTTAGAACCTTATCAACTCAGTCGATTTTTAGTTAAAGCTGAGTCTACTGATTTAGATGTGATTTTGTGTCTCAATAAAAGCGATTTAGTCTCACCACAGGAACAACAGCAAATTAGCGATCGCCTTTTTGCTTGGGGTTATCAACCGCTATTTATCAGTGTCCAAAATCAAATAAATATCGAGCAAGCAGCTAACTATCTCAACAATAAAATTACTGTAATTGCCGGGCCTTCTGGCGTAGGTAAATCTAGCCTGATTAATGCGCTGATTCCCACTGCTAAGTTGCGAGTGGGGGAAGTTTCCGGCAAATTAGCTCGTGGTCGCCACACTACGCGCCATGTAGAATTATTTGAATTGCCAAACGGTGGTTTACTGGCAGATACTCCCGGTTTTAATCAGCCTGACCTGGATTGTGCCCCAGAAGAATTAGTATATTATTTTCCAGAGGCTAGACCGCGGCTAGCAGATGCTAGCTGTCGGTTCAGCGATTGTCTACATCGAGATGAGCCTGATTGTGCAGTGCGGGGAGATTGGGAGCGTTATCAACATTATGTGGAATTTTTAGACGAAGCGATCGCGCGTCAAACTCACCTTAACCAACAAGCCGATCCCGAATCTACTCTGAAGCTTAAAACTAAAGGCAAAGGGCAGAGTCAATACGAACCCAAACTCGAAAGTAAAAAATATCGCCGTGTTTCCCGGCGGACTCAACTGCAAGCTTTACAGGATTTGTATAAGGACGAGGAATAG
- a CDS encoding sulfurtransferase TusA family protein has protein sequence MSLSSLSTPDAQLDLRGTPCPINFVRTKLRLEQMPAGSLLEVWLDIGEPIEQVPDSLIMAGYQVEKITDCAGYFSLLVRRPAIA, from the coding sequence ATGAGTCTATCTTCCCTATCAACTCCCGATGCTCAACTAGATTTGCGCGGTACTCCTTGTCCGATTAATTTTGTCCGGACGAAACTACGTCTGGAACAAATGCCAGCAGGAAGTTTGCTGGAAGTCTGGCTAGATATTGGAGAGCCAATTGAGCAGGTTCCTGATAGCCTAATAATGGCAGGTTATCAGGTAGAAAAAATTACAGACTGTGCGGGCTATTTTTCTCTGTTAGTGCGCCGTCCTGCGATCGCCTAA